TGTTCGTGAACGTCGGCATGTGGTTCGAGCGCTTCACGATCATCGTCACCTCGCTGTACCGCTCGTTCGATCCCGCAACCTGGATCCCCTACAAGATGTCGTGGGCGGAAGGCGCGCTGATCGCCGGCTCGTTCGCGTGGTTCTTCATGTTCTTCCTGATCTTCATCCGGGTGCTGCCGGCATTCTCGATCGCCGAGATCAAAGAGACGTTGCCGGTGCCGAAGCGGAGAAAGCCGTCATGATGAACATGCTCATGAAGCTGATCTTCCCGCCGCCGCCCAAGTTCCACGGTGTGATGGGGATCTACGAGTACGTCGACGATGCGACCGCGGCCGTCCATGCGTTGCGGCAGGCGGGGCACAAGCATCTGCAGGTGTTCTCGCCGATTCCGCACCACGAGATCGAGGCGGCACTCGAGCAGGGCCCGTCGCTGATCCGCTGGATCACGTTCTCGGGCGGAGTGCTCGGATTCACCGGTGGCATGGCGCTGTGCTTCTACACCGTGACGTCGTGGCCGCTGGTGGTGGGCGGCAAGGAGCTGATCTCGGTGCCGGCGTTCATGATCGTCACCTACGAGTCGATGATCCTGCTCGCGGGACTCTCGACGCTGCTCGGCATGCTGGCGCTCGCGCGGTTGCCCGAAGTGCGCGCGGTGGCTCCCTACGATCCGCGCTTCCAGGAAGACCGGATCGGGCTGTGGGTCGCGTGCTCCGGCGAGACCCAGGAGAAGGTGCGCGAAATGATGCGCGGCCAGGGTGCCGAGGAGGTGCAGGTCCATGTTTAAACTGCTCGGATCGTTCGTCTCGGCGATCGTGCTGACGGTGTGGTCGCTTGGCAGTGTGCAGCAGGGGATCAAGGACGTGCGTACCAGTCTCACCCAGCTGAAATACGCGCCGATCCGCGACATGCGCCGCACGGTGGCGCTGTCACCGCAGAAGTTCTACACGCAGGGTCCCGATTCGCTCACGATTCCGGTCACCGGCTGGGGCGATCGAGTGGATCCGCTGGCACTCGAGGCCGACCGCGAGGCGGTCTCGGCGCGGCTGCGCAATCCGATCGAGTCGACCGAGCTGTCGATCGCGAACGGCGACGCCGTCTACAAGAAGATGTGCGTGCCCTGCCACGGCTCCGACATGGCGGCCGACGGGCCGGTCGCCGCGGCGTTCATGCCGCCGCCCGATCTGCTCGGCGAGGCGACG
The window above is part of the Candidatus Eisenbacteria bacterium genome. Proteins encoded here:
- a CDS encoding DUF3341 domain-containing protein — encoded protein: MMNMLMKLIFPPPPKFHGVMGIYEYVDDATAAVHALRQAGHKHLQVFSPIPHHEIEAALEQGPSLIRWITFSGGVLGFTGGMALCFYTVTSWPLVVGGKELISVPAFMIVTYESMILLAGLSTLLGMLALARLPEVRAVAPYDPRFQEDRIGLWVACSGETQEKVREMMRGQGAEEVQVHV
- a CDS encoding cytochrome c: MFKLLGSFVSAIVLTVWSLGSVQQGIKDVRTSLTQLKYAPIRDMRRTVALSPQKFYTQGPDSLTIPVTGWGDRVDPLALEADREAVSARLRNPIESTELSIANGDAVYKKMCVPCHGSDMAADGPVAAAFMPPPDLLGEATRGRTDGFIYAYIRHGGVVMPRYGQSVTAHEAWDLVNFIRHRQKTTSR